One segment of Kogia breviceps isolate mKogBre1 chromosome 14, mKogBre1 haplotype 1, whole genome shotgun sequence DNA contains the following:
- the FIS1 gene encoding mitochondrial fission 1 protein encodes MEAVLNELVSVEDLLKFERKFQSEKAAGSVSKSTQFEYAWCLVRSKYNDDIRKGLALLEELLPKGSKEEQRDYVFYLAVGNYRLKEYEKALKYVRGLLQTEPQNNQAKELERLIDKAMKKDGLVGMAIVGGMALGVAGLAGLIGLAVSKSKS; translated from the exons ATGGAGGCCGTGCTGAACGAGTTGGTGTCTGTGGAGGACCTACTG AAGTTTGAAAGGAAATTTCAGTCTGAGAAGGCAGCAGGCTCAGTGTCCAAGAGCACGCAGTTTGAATATGCCTGGTGCCTGGTGCGAAGCAAATACAACGATGACATCCGTAAAGGCCTTGCTCTGCTGGAGG AGCTGCTGCCCAAAGGGAGCAAAGAGGAGCAGCGAGATTATGTCTTCTACCTGGCTGTAGGGAACTACCGGCTCAAG GAATATGAAAAGGCCCTGAAGTATGTGCGAGGGCTGCTGCAGACCGAGCCGCAGAACAACCAGGCCAAGGAACTGGAACGGCTCATTGACAAGGCCATGAAGAAAG aTGGTCTAGTGGGCATGGCCATTGTTGGAGGCATGGCCCTGGGCGTGGCGGGACTGGCTGGACTCATCGGACTTGCTGTATCCAAGTCCAAATCCTGA
- the CLDN15 gene encoding claudin-15 isoform X1, which translates to MSVAVEIFGFFVAALGLLMLGLTLTHSNWRVSSMDGNIITTSAIFENLWYSCASDSLGVYNCWEFPSMLSLSGDIQACRALMITAILLGSLGLFLGVVGLRCTNIGGLEPSRKTKLAATAGALHLLAGPSAVLLSLPQVSVGLWPSPGTPSASPGTSSTPCTPEPSTSWAPPSTWAGAPPCSPSWVAPASSPTAAALGKRTTAPASGFPTRTRQCPPKASLPACPPRPRMKKTTAALASTGKTLTCRWPGLWTPFPSHCPQWGGVPVNPGLLAQAPARGNKLRAKPRFRLRPVPGSHARFRLRPVPGSRAQF; encoded by the exons ATGTCGGTGGCTGTGGAGATCTTCGGCTTCTTCGTCGCAGCCCTGGGGCTGCTGATGCTAGGGCTGACCCTGACACACAGCAACTGGCGAGTGTCCAGCATGGATGGGAACATCATCACCACCAGCGCCATCTTCGAGAACCTCTGGTATAGCTGTGCCAGCGACTCCCTTGGAGTCTACAACTGCTGGGAGTTCCCGTCCATGCTGTCCCTCTCTG GGGACATCCAGGCCTGCCGGGCGCTCATGATCACCGCCATCCTCCTGGGCTCCCTGGGCCTCTTCCTAGGCGTGGTGGGGCTGCGCTGCACGAACATTGGGGGCCTGGAGCCCTCCAGGAAAACCAAGCTGGCGGCCACCGCAGGGGCGCTACACCTACTGGCTG GGCCTAGTGCggttctcctctccctcccccaggtgTCTGTGGGATTGTGGCCATCTCCTGGTACGCCTTCGGCGTCACCCGGGACTTCTTCGACCCCTTGTACACCGGAACCAA GTACGAGCTGGGCCCCGCCCTCTACCTGGGCTGGAGCGCCTCCCTGCTCGCCATCCTGGGTGGCACCTGCCTCTTCTCCAACTGCTGCCGCTCTCGGGAAGAGGACCACGGCGCCAG CATCCGGCTTCCCTACAAGGACCCGGCAATGCCCGCCAAAAGCCTCGCTGCCCGCCTGCCCACCTCGGCCTCGGATGAAGAAGACGACAGCAGCTTTGGCAAGTACGGGAAAAACGCTTACGTGTAGGTGGCCTGGCCTGTGGACCCCATTCCCTTCCCACTGCCCCCAGTGGGGAGGGGTCCCCGTAAACCCGGGGCTGCTGGCGCAGGCCCCTGCTCGCGGTAACAAGCTCAGGGCCAAGCCACGCTTCAGGCTCCGCCCCGTGCCCGGAAGCCACGCCCGCTTCAGGCTCCGCCCCGTGCCCGGAAGCCGCGCCCAGTTCTGA
- the CLDN15 gene encoding claudin-15 isoform X2 has protein sequence MSVAVEIFGFFVAALGLLMLGLTLTHSNWRVSSMDGNIITTSAIFENLWYSCASDSLGVYNCWEFPSMLSLSGDIQACRALMITAILLGSLGLFLGVVGLRCTNIGGLEPSRKTKLAATAGALHLLAGVCGIVAISWYAFGVTRDFFDPLYTGTKYELGPALYLGWSASLLAILGGTCLFSNCCRSREEDHGASIRLPYKDPAMPAKSLAARLPTSASDEEDDSSFGKYGKNAYV, from the exons ATGTCGGTGGCTGTGGAGATCTTCGGCTTCTTCGTCGCAGCCCTGGGGCTGCTGATGCTAGGGCTGACCCTGACACACAGCAACTGGCGAGTGTCCAGCATGGATGGGAACATCATCACCACCAGCGCCATCTTCGAGAACCTCTGGTATAGCTGTGCCAGCGACTCCCTTGGAGTCTACAACTGCTGGGAGTTCCCGTCCATGCTGTCCCTCTCTG GGGACATCCAGGCCTGCCGGGCGCTCATGATCACCGCCATCCTCCTGGGCTCCCTGGGCCTCTTCCTAGGCGTGGTGGGGCTGCGCTGCACGAACATTGGGGGCCTGGAGCCCTCCAGGAAAACCAAGCTGGCGGCCACCGCAGGGGCGCTACACCTACTGGCTG gtgTCTGTGGGATTGTGGCCATCTCCTGGTACGCCTTCGGCGTCACCCGGGACTTCTTCGACCCCTTGTACACCGGAACCAA GTACGAGCTGGGCCCCGCCCTCTACCTGGGCTGGAGCGCCTCCCTGCTCGCCATCCTGGGTGGCACCTGCCTCTTCTCCAACTGCTGCCGCTCTCGGGAAGAGGACCACGGCGCCAG CATCCGGCTTCCCTACAAGGACCCGGCAATGCCCGCCAAAAGCCTCGCTGCCCGCCTGCCCACCTCGGCCTCGGATGAAGAAGACGACAGCAGCTTTGGCAAGTACGGGAAAAACGCTTACGTGTAG
- the CLDN15 gene encoding claudin-15 isoform X3, protein MITAILLGSLGLFLGVVGLRCTNIGGLEPSRKTKLAATAGALHLLAGPSAVLLSLPQVSVGLWPSPGTPSASPGTSSTPCTPEPSTSWAPPSTWAGAPPCSPSWVAPASSPTAAALGKRTTAPASGFPTRTRQCPPKASLPACPPRPRMKKTTAALASTGKTLTCRWPGLWTPFPSHCPQWGGVPVNPGLLAQAPARGNKLRAKPRFRLRPVPGSHARFRLRPVPGSRAQF, encoded by the exons ATGATCACCGCCATCCTCCTGGGCTCCCTGGGCCTCTTCCTAGGCGTGGTGGGGCTGCGCTGCACGAACATTGGGGGCCTGGAGCCCTCCAGGAAAACCAAGCTGGCGGCCACCGCAGGGGCGCTACACCTACTGGCTG GGCCTAGTGCggttctcctctccctcccccaggtgTCTGTGGGATTGTGGCCATCTCCTGGTACGCCTTCGGCGTCACCCGGGACTTCTTCGACCCCTTGTACACCGGAACCAA GTACGAGCTGGGCCCCGCCCTCTACCTGGGCTGGAGCGCCTCCCTGCTCGCCATCCTGGGTGGCACCTGCCTCTTCTCCAACTGCTGCCGCTCTCGGGAAGAGGACCACGGCGCCAG CATCCGGCTTCCCTACAAGGACCCGGCAATGCCCGCCAAAAGCCTCGCTGCCCGCCTGCCCACCTCGGCCTCGGATGAAGAAGACGACAGCAGCTTTGGCAAGTACGGGAAAAACGCTTACGTGTAGGTGGCCTGGCCTGTGGACCCCATTCCCTTCCCACTGCCCCCAGTGGGGAGGGGTCCCCGTAAACCCGGGGCTGCTGGCGCAGGCCCCTGCTCGCGGTAACAAGCTCAGGGCCAAGCCACGCTTCAGGCTCCGCCCCGTGCCCGGAAGCCACGCCCGCTTCAGGCTCCGCCCCGTGCCCGGAAGCCGCGCCCAGTTCTGA
- the ZNHIT1 gene encoding zinc finger HIT domain-containing protein 1 isoform X2 — protein sequence MVEKKTSVRSQDPGQRRVLDRAARQRRINRQLEALENDNFQDDPHAGLPQLGKRLPQFDDDADTGKKKKKTRGDHFKLRFRKNFQALLEEQASPERKAFRVSPGLGEGITERKGAPPGPREEPNRARVLSSREDQPYFQGLWQGSGPSAQSAVVIKATSQKL from the exons ATGGTGGAGAAGAAAACTTCGG TTCGCTCCCAGGACCCTGGACAGCGGCGGGTGCTGGACCGGGCGGCCCGGCAACGCCGCATCAACAGGCAGCTCGAGGCCTTGGAGAATGACAACTTCCAGGATGACCCCCACGCAGGGCTCCCCCAGCTCGGCAAGCGGCTGCCTCAGTTTGATGATGATGCAGACACTG gaaagaaaaagaagaagactcGAGGTGATCATTTTAAACTTCGCTTCCGAAAAAACTTTCAGGCCTTGCTGGAGGAGCAG GCGTCCCCAGAGAGGAAGGCCTTCCGTGTATCACCTGGCCTCGGAGAGGGCATCACTGAAAGGAAAGGCGCTCCCCCTGGACCGAGAGAGGAGCCCAACAGAGCTCGTGTCCTGTCCTCCAGGGAAGACCAGCCTTACTTCCAGGGACTGTGGCAGGGCAGTGGGCCGAGCGCTCAGAGTGCTGTTGTAATAAAAG CCACCTCCCAgaaattgtga
- the ZNHIT1 gene encoding zinc finger HIT domain-containing protein 1 isoform X1: MVEKKTSVRSQDPGQRRVLDRAARQRRINRQLEALENDNFQDDPHAGLPQLGKRLPQFDDDADTGKKKKKTRGDHFKLRFRKNFQALLEEQASPERKAFRVSPGLGEGITERKGAPPGPREEPNRARVLSSREDQPYFQGLWQGSGPSAQSAVVIKGLMRGGACLCGPVGFGG; encoded by the exons ATGGTGGAGAAGAAAACTTCGG TTCGCTCCCAGGACCCTGGACAGCGGCGGGTGCTGGACCGGGCGGCCCGGCAACGCCGCATCAACAGGCAGCTCGAGGCCTTGGAGAATGACAACTTCCAGGATGACCCCCACGCAGGGCTCCCCCAGCTCGGCAAGCGGCTGCCTCAGTTTGATGATGATGCAGACACTG gaaagaaaaagaagaagactcGAGGTGATCATTTTAAACTTCGCTTCCGAAAAAACTTTCAGGCCTTGCTGGAGGAGCAG GCGTCCCCAGAGAGGAAGGCCTTCCGTGTATCACCTGGCCTCGGAGAGGGCATCACTGAAAGGAAAGGCGCTCCCCCTGGACCGAGAGAGGAGCCCAACAGAGCTCGTGTCCTGTCCTCCAGGGAAGACCAGCCTTACTTCCAGGGACTGTGGCAGGGCAGTGGGCCGAGCGCTCAGAGTGCTGTTGTAATAAAAGGTCTCATGCGAGGAGGAGCCTGCCTGTGTGGTCCTGTGGGGTTTGGGGGGTGA
- the ZNHIT1 gene encoding zinc finger HIT domain-containing protein 1 isoform X3, producing MVEKKTSVRSQDPGQRRVLDRAARQRRINRQLEALENDNFQDDPHAGLPQLGKRLPQFDDDADTGKKKKKTRGDHFKLRFRKNFQALLEEQNLSVAEGPNYLTACAGPPSRPQRPFCAVCGFPSPYTCVSCGARYCTVRCLGTHQETRCLKWTV from the exons ATGGTGGAGAAGAAAACTTCGG TTCGCTCCCAGGACCCTGGACAGCGGCGGGTGCTGGACCGGGCGGCCCGGCAACGCCGCATCAACAGGCAGCTCGAGGCCTTGGAGAATGACAACTTCCAGGATGACCCCCACGCAGGGCTCCCCCAGCTCGGCAAGCGGCTGCCTCAGTTTGATGATGATGCAGACACTG gaaagaaaaagaagaagactcGAGGTGATCATTTTAAACTTCGCTTCCGAAAAAACTTTCAGGCCTTGCTGGAGGAGCAG AACCTGAGTGTGGCTGAGGGCCCCAACTACCTGACGGCCTGTGCAGGACCCCCGTCCCGGCCCCAGCGCCCCTTCTGTGCCGTCTGTGGCTTCCCCTCCCCCTACACCTGTGTCAGCTGCGGCGCCCGGTACTGTACTGTGCGCTGCCTGGGCACCCACCAGGAGACCAG GTGCCTGAAGTGGACTGTATGA